The region ACCGACAAGTCTCACCCACTCTTGGATCATTCTCTCCAAGCACTTCCTTTTGAACTTCCAAACCACTCATGTAACACGAAATTGAATTCTCGAGCTGGCCCAACATAGCATAAGTATCTCCCAACTGCATATAACCAGCAAATTTAGCAAGAGCATGATCTTGCCCTTCCTCAACCACAGGAATCTCAATCGAATGCTCCAATACCGGAATAGCTTCCCCATACTGGCCCAAGCTACAGTGTATGGCTGCGGTTACATGTAAACACATGACCACATCCAAACTTGGCTTCCCTTCAGCACACTTCTCAAACGACTTAGCAGCTCGCTGAGCTAAATCAAGAGCCCTCCGAGCATTATCCCCAGACGACATCAAATCCCTAGCTTGCTTTAGAAGAAACGGCCCAAGATCGGGATTTTCCTCAGTTCCTTTCTGCAGCTTCACACTCCCAGCAGCAGAGTTCCGGTGTTTCTTCAACAAACCACCCGGAGACGTTTTCTTAGAACTCTTCTCACTACTCCTATCAATAGGCGGCTTTGCTGGACTCTTGCTCTTTGGACTTGAACTTGATATTCCAGAAAATTCAGATTCTAACTGCAAGTTAGAAGCTTTGTTTGACTGTGCAGTAGGGGTGACAACATCCACAGATTGAGAATTCTCCACTGAACTACCTTTCTTCGTACCAGAATCGCCATTATACGGCCTCTGCAGCTCTTCATCCTCTTCAATTATCTCCACCTCCCTCATCTCTCCTCCCACAAGATGCCGCAGCTCAGAATCAATCCGTGACTCATCACCATCAGATCCAAAACTATGCCTAGATGGTGATTGATCAGAACTCTGCATCTCACACACATTTTCATAGAGCTGGTCAATGGAGGCCTCAGCCCCCCCTTCTGCATTGTCGCCGCCATCCCCATTGTGTGGAGCTTCTGGGACCTGGCCGGCAGCAGGTGTGTTATTCACAGCTGAATTGTCTTTACAAGAATTAGAATCTCCATCCTCATTCACTATCCCATGATTCCCATCTTCATGAATCTCATCCATCACAATTCCGGGCATTAATcaccaaatttaaaaaaaaaaaaaaaagatcgAAAAACATGAATTACAACACGTGTAgaataaaaagggaaaacagCACACTTCCAACAGATCCTAGCTGATCACTTTTAAAACTCCAAAAATCAGAAATGAAGAAcctattatttaaaaaaaaagctgTAACCAGCTGCGAACAACCATATGTAGCACTCATTTAATTGGGAGAACTATAAAGCACATGGTAACAGATTAAcgctaaaaatttaaaaaaaaaaaaaaaaaatgccataaactgaaaaaaaaaaatatcaagaaacagagcaaaatttttaaaacatgaaagACGATAAAGGGGCCAaccccttttttaaaaaaccatGTGAGAGGTGTCTAAAAGAGAGGGGggagaaaaagggaaaaaaaatcttgGTCTTTTTGGGGGTTTTCGGGGTGGGACCCCAACTGTGTATAAGGGAAAAATTTTTTCGATGAGAGAGGATGGGCAGAGGCGGCATTAGGTGAAGAGAGGAAGGGGGATAAAAGGGAATTTGTTGAGAGAAAGTGGCAGAGGTGAAAAGGTCAGAGAAAGGGAAGGGGCTTCCCCCCCCATCCCCCCCGCAACTGCCCTTTGTTGGATAATTAATCAcacttaattctatttttagtcATTTGTGTTGTAAGATTTTGTTGCAAAATTGAATCTTAGATGCTACCTCAGTCCCTCAAAATCTTTAAGCTTATTTTAGTCGtatctgaaaatttgatacacttcatttttatcattttttagaaTGACTctatattccattaactcatttatactcacattttattataaaattaatattttaagtaagATCCAcatccaccaactttttcaactcactttccattatatttttaaaacctttGTGGTCAAAGTGCAGTAAATTTTGGAGTCGAGGTAGTATAATAGCTAGAAATTTACACTACGTTACACTGCAAAATGCACGCAAATTGACTAATCATTAGAGTTTTACTATATTGTTTATATTCTTTCTTAGTTTTGGGTAATTATAGTTGTGATTAATATACTGATTCAACAATTCTTGAATTATAAAGTgtgaaattagtaaaagtGAGGCATCATTTGTCTTTTTGTGATCTCAATAACTTGGTATTAGTCTATTTGAGGTATCATACAATTTGTTATAACTTTTATATCAACTACTATTATCGGTATATGtattctttgttttttccaATAAAGggatatttaatatattaaatgttattactagtactagtaaataAGTGATAGTAATGGTTAGCCTTTAGCAAATTGACAATATTATACGTCGTTGTTGCATTAATTTAAAGTATGTCGTTAGGTGACATTCATAAAGAATGTAAAACAAGTGAAACTTAGAAGGAAATTGAAAGATACTGAGATATTGTGATAAATAATGTAGTGTAAACTCTGATTTTACATACCCAAAAACTAAGTTAACTATGGCTAGATCACTTACTAAATTGGAGTCCCTACTAAATAAAACATGGAGATGACATGCCATTTGTCAAAAGGGTGGAATGATAAGATATGATCATTGTTgggttttaaattaattaaatttgtacttTAGGTTGAACTGGTTTGGAATCCAATGATAATTATGATACTCTAGAGTATAATTGAGTAATAGAGTTAAGAGATCATTTTAGACTTTTGGCAATATAGGGTCACGATACACTGTCTAGACAATGATGCATCACGTAACATACCTTCCAAAGAGGGCAAAGCAAGTTTTCGAAAAAAAGGGAGGCCAAAGCATAAAAAGCAAatattaatacataaattaaataagtcaCTCAATGGCTTCAATGGAATCccaacaaaaatatcaacGTGTATTCACTTGGACAGAAGAATACATACATTAGCATGGAACTATTCTTCTTGGAATGAAAATGATTCTCTTTTGATTTGtatttgcaataaaaaaatcccCAGTTCATATTATTGTACTCATTCGCTTGTTGCATAAGAGATTAAAGTAATTTTCCTAATTTCATGATCTTTACATAGTCCCCTTTGGTGATTTGTGTTAACAATATTTAGAGGAGGCGTATATTGATGAAGGCGTAACAAGTGCATGAGACATAAAACATTCGAAGGAACGCTCTCGttctaaagaaaaaaattttagCCAAAACTTCAAGAATCCACAAATCTTTTAAAACATTCAAATGTCTGCAACACAACT is a window of Salvia hispanica cultivar TCC Black 2014 unplaced genomic scaffold, UniMelb_Shisp_WGS_1.0 HiC_scaffold_1249, whole genome shotgun sequence DNA encoding:
- the LOC125198158 gene encoding protein KINESIN LIGHT CHAIN-RELATED 3-like — encoded protein: MPGIVMDEIHEDGNHGIVNEDGDSNSCKDNSAVNNTPAAGQVPEAPHNGDGGDNAEGGAEASIDQLYENVCEMQSSDQSPSRHSFGSDGDESRIDSELRHLVGGEMREVEIIEEDEELQRPYNGDSGTKKGSSVENSQSVDVVTPTAQSNKASNLQLESEFSGISSSSPKSKSPAKPPIDRSSEKSSKKTSPGGLLKKHRNSAAGSVKLQKGTEENPDLGPFLLKQARDLMSSGDNARRALDLAQRAAKSFEKCAEGKPSLDVVMCLHVTAAIHCSLGQYGEAIPVLEHSIEIPVVEEGQDHALAKFAGYMQLGDTYAMLGQLENSISCYMSGLEVQKEVLGENDPRVGET